In Lacinutrix sp. Bg11-31, the DNA window GCATTTAACTTTTTAGCATTGTCTTTTAGTTTTTGAAAACCTACTTCTTTTATTTCTTCAATATTACTTTCTAAAGAATCGTAATATTTAGTCATACTAAACGACATTCCAGTTTGCTTTCTATTTACTGCTACTCCAGTTACAATACCTTTATAATCGATTATTTTAAAACCTTCTATTGAGTTTGTTGTTGTTAGTATCATAATTTTTATGTTTTATTATTAGTAGACTAGTTTAGTAAAAAGTTACAGCGTATCACTTTAAGTGATTTTTGAAGCATGAAAAAATTGTATCAAGAAGTTTATATTTTATAAAAAACTTCTCGATACAATTATGATAAAAAAATAAGAATAACTAGAAGAGACACATCGTTCCTCCTCGCAATAACCTTATGCTTCTGGTTTTCCTATTAATTCGAAATCTAAGTGACGTTTTACTAAATCTGCATTTTTAACTTTAACAATAACCTCGTCTCCAAGTTGGTACATGGTTTTTGTTTTTTTACCAATTAAAGCAAATTGTTCTTTATCGAACTCGTAATAATCACCTTTAATATCACGTGTTCTTACCATACCTTCACATTTATTAGAAACAATTTCTATGTAAATTCCCCAATCTGTAGCACCAGAGATTACACCTACAAATTCTTCATCTTGATGATCTTGCATGAATCTTATTTGCATGTACTTAATAGAATCTCTTTCGGCTTTAGTTGCCAAATATTCCATATTACTTGAGTGTTTACAACGTTCCTGGTAAACATCTGCATTGGCAGATTTTTCTCCATCTAAATAACGTTGTAATAAACGATGTGCCATAACATCTGGATAACGACGAATTGGCGATGTAAAG includes these proteins:
- a CDS encoding heavy metal-binding domain-containing protein, yielding MILTTTNSIEGFKIIDYKGIVTGVAVNRKQTGMSFSMTKYYDSLESNIEEIKEVGFQKLKDNAKKLNANAVVGINVDIETFATSGILMISVTGTAVHVVSEK